AAGCGTTACTTGTGCGAATTTATCGAAACGATGAAGGTTCCCGGCAAAAAGGAGTGCAATGCTTGCATAGCTGCTGAGCCAGATCTCATTGGAAGATCCTGGACAGACGTCAAAAACTACGTACACAACACACTACAGACGATACGGAGGAGAAATAACCAGCAGAAGTCTGAAGGGAGTGTAAATGAGAGCCCAAAAGCTGGAATCGAAGCTAAGAAAGATTTGGAAGAGGCAAACATTGTCTGTAGTATGACAACGGTGCATCCAGATGACCTGAGAGAAAGTTCAAACTGTTGTATGACGATGGCACCACCAACCAACCTGAGAGAGTCCTCAGTACCATTCCCCTTAGAGATGACTTCTAGTTATGCAACCTTGTGTTCCAGTAGTACAAACATGGTCTATACGAGCCAATCATTGATTTCTACTTTCACACCTTTGAATGCCACTGATACTCAAGTGGTTCCTACATTTACTCCACACAACACTACAAATGCACTTATGCCTCCTGCGTACACATCGGAGAACATGATTATGCCAATGTCTCCTCCTTATTCACAGAATACCACAAGTATGCCACCCCCTTCGGTGTATACACCACAGGACACTACAGCTTCAGCGTTGATTCCTAATTTTAGCACCCTTAGCGCTCCAAGTACCTCAATGGTTCCTACGTTCACGCCTTTGAATGCACCAAGCACACCAATGGTCCCTACATTCTCATCGCTGAACGACAGAAGCAGGCCTATTGTTTCATCATTCACAGCTCTGAACCATTCAAGTACGCCAGTTTACCCCAGTTTAAGCCCACCAAGGCCCCCTACAACCGCACAGGTTGTCCCCACAATCCATAGACCCAGTGGACCCGATAGAGCACCAGTGGTGCAGGACAGTACGCCGATGTCCGCCACGGCAGGACGAGCTACTCCAGCTGCTAAGCCTCAAAAGAGAAACAAGAGGTTGtggagtgaggaggagcaggcagctGTGAGGCGTCAGCTAGGAGACTTCTGTAAACTGGTGAAAGTGCCAGGCAAAAAGGATTGCGATGCGTGTTTAGCTGCAGAACCTGCCTTGAACAGCAGAACGTGGAGGGAAGttaaatattttgtacataacTCGATCCAGTCGTTGAAAAGAAGAGGGCATCCAGTCGCCTCCAAACAGAGTGGAGGACCAGAACCAGAGACTAATGACCCAAACACGGAGTGGGATGGTCCTGTTTATCTGTCCTTGTAAATATTTGTAACTGACTTGCTAGAACACTAAGTGATCACTGAGATGTGAGGGGTTTGGCTTTAACCTCAAATTTTATGGGGCCTAAAAATTCAGCAGATGTGAATTATTGTAAAATGTACTGTCAGTGAACGTTGGTCTGAGTAGCCATTCGGATCTTGGCAACAAATGCAGACTGCCCTGCCATTCTTTTAGTCAGTTTTTTAAAAGTTCCTGAAGTATTCAGAATCGGGTCCCCCGGACCGAGTTATTGGTGTACTGTTGCATGAATATACACTAAATAAGTGGAACTTATGGCATTTGTACTGTAGCTTTGGCTCAGAAAAAGCAGATATTAAAGGATACCTCCAGTATTTTCAAAActttatatattacatattttaggttCAAAATAACTTTTAGGTGCAAGAACTTGGAATCGGTCCAGTAGATGGTCTCAGCTGGCAGCCGCGAAACAGGATGCAATtgcaagtgttttgttttagccactgacaggccaaagtgtctgacaacattatggaaaggatccctacagagagaggcCTGGAAGagacttttttatttaaccCCAAAACATGTTCTATGGCTCTCTTCCAAgca
This region of Pempheris klunzingeri isolate RE-2024b chromosome 10, fPemKlu1.hap1, whole genome shotgun sequence genomic DNA includes:
- the LOC139208572 gene encoding uncharacterized protein; this encodes MTEDSETESEVRKFIQLLDTKWSQCFSRKALALSLKQEVKKVEVDKSTVTEDLMKLHRFIAGEEDEARRELKENPSLSTWKKLSEATLADICLFNRGRVGNIGRMLLQTYTCKKSRGTFVPSADQIRKSTKLELELGASFTRLELEGQYGRNMLVLLTDQMVLSVDLLIENREQAGVSKTNTFLFARTEGPSFIRGLDCFRRAAMECGVKNPEALLSSSLREQIASCWQLMSLNESELDQVAKVVGKSSEECYRLSKDASQLEEVSKELLKMDRTLPSSPPTTAKDGTAQKPALKRRPWSEKEQSAVKRYLCEFIETMKVPGKKECNACIAAEPDLIGRSWTDVKNYVHNTLQTIRRRNNQQKSEGSVNESPKAGIEAKKDLEEANIVCSMTTVHPDDLRESSNCCMTMAPPTNLRESSVPFPLEMTSSYATLCSSSTNMVYTSQSLISTFTPLNATDTQVVPTFTPHNTTNALMPPAYTSENMIMPMSPPYSQNTTSMPPPSVYTPQDTTASALIPNFSTLSAPSTSMVPTFTPLNAPSTPMVPTFSSLNDRSRPIVSSFTALNHSSTPVYPSLSPPRPPTTAQVVPTIHRPSGPDRAPVVQDSTPMSATAGRATPAAKPQKRNKRLWSEEEQAAVRRQLGDFCKLVKVPVNVNLIFARICSLASITRCGAP